The DNA window GAGGCCGATGAACCAGACCCCTGCGCTCGGTGCTTCCACTTGGAGGCGCTGGCGAGTGCCGGGAAAGCGTGAGTCGAAATCCGCATCCGCGCCGCCGTAGCTCGGGTGGACGCTCTTCCGCAGATAGAGTTCCAGATTCCCGGTGCCACCGTTCGTCGTGACCGTCAGCCGCGCCGTGCCCTCCGGGACAACCACGCGGTAAACGATCATGCCGTGCGGATCGGTCGAGGTCAGCCCGGCCAAGGGCACTCCCCCCTGCACCACTTTCGGGAACGGCGTCACCTCGATATGGGCGATGACCGGTAGCGAACAAAGAACTCCGAGCAGGAGTGGCAGCAGCACTTTCATGGCGCGAAGCTTCGACCGTCTCCGGCCAAAGGAAAAGCCCAACTTCAGCGTAACATGCTGGTCGCCTTGTCCACCGCCTCGACCAGCTTTTCGACCTCCTCCGCGGTGTTATAAGCCGCAAATGACGCCCGGGTCGTGCCGGTGATGCCAAAGCGCGCCATCAGCGGCTGGCAGCAGTGATGCCCCGTGCGAACTGCAACGCCCATTTGGTCAATCAGCGTGCCCAGATCGTAGTGGTGCACCCCCTCGATCGCAAAAGAAAGCGCCCCCGCCCGGTCATCCGGCCCATAGAGCTTCACCCCCGGCAGCGACGAAAGCCCGTCCGCCGCCGCTTTGATGAGTTTCTTCTCATGTTCGGAGATCGCTTCAATCCCAACCCCATGGACAAAGTCGAGCGCCGCGGCGAAAGCGATCGCGCCCTCGATGTTCGGCGTCCCGGCCTCGTATTTGAAGGGCAGGTCGTTGTAGGTGGTCTTGGCAAAAGTGACCTCCTTGATCATCTCGCCGCCGCCGCGCCATGGCGGCAGGGCATCGAGCACCGCCCGCTTTCCCCAGAGCACGCCGATACCGGTGGGCGCATAGACCTTGTGGCCCGATAGCGCGACGAAATCGGCACCGAGCGCCTGCACGTTGATGGCCAGATGCGGCGCGGCTTGGGCGGCATCGATCACCACCAGCGAGCCCGCGGCCTTCGCGGCGGCGGTCATCTCGTGGACCGGGTTGACCGTACCGAAGGCGTTCGAGATCCAGTTGAACGCGGTCACCTTCGTCCGCTCCGAGAGCAGCCCGCGGAAGGCATCCTGATCGAGCGTCCCATCGTCGTGGCACGGGATCACCTGGAGCGTCGCGCCGCTGCGCTCACACAGCATCTGCCACGGCACGATGTTCGAATGATGCTCCAGCGTGGAAATCAGCACCTCATCCCCCGGCGACAGGGCCAGGATCGCGGCCACCAGATTGATCGAATCGGTCGTCCCGGCCGTGAAAATCACCTCGGCGGGATCGGCGGCATTCAGGTGGCGGGCGACCGTTTCACGGGCAGCCTCATGGGCGGCCGTCGCGGCGCGGGCCAGATGGTGGGTGCCGCGGTGGATATTGGCGTTGATCTCCTCGTAGTAGCGGCGCGAGGCGTCCAGCACCGCGAGCGGCTTCTGGGTGGTCGCCGCATTGTCCAGATAGACCAGCGGACGGCCGTTCACCTCTTGCGCCAGAATCGGGAACTCGGCGCGGATCGTGACGGAATCGAATGCCATGTGCGCGCAAGGGAAACGAGGCCCGGGCCGATTGCACGGGAAAAAACCAAATCAGGCCTGCGGCGGCAGGTGGTCCTGGCAGTATTCCTTGCCGTCCGGGAGCGTGAAGAATTCCAGATCCTCCGAATCGCGCTCGGTGCGGCCGCAGGACTCGCAGCGGTGGAAGGCCAACGCCTCCGGCCGGCTCGCGGTCTGGAACTTGCGGCGGCGGTGGGCCGCCTTCACCAGCGACTTGCGGCCATGGACCACGTCCGGCAGCACCCACAGCAGGTAGGGCACCATCGCCGGCACGGTCAGAATCAGGCTCATCGGATTCGTGATCGCGTTCAGGAGGAGCAGCACCCCGGAAAGCCAGCCCAGGAATCGAACTTGGATCGGAAACAGGAAAAAGAACGAGAACTCGACCCGCGGGAACAAGGTCGCGAAGGAAAGGAACAGCGAAGTATACAGCATGCTCCCGCTGCCAAGCAGGCCGGGATCGAACACAAACTGCGCAACCGCCAGGCCAATCCAGGCAACCAGGATGTAAAGGGTCAGCCGCGTGGCGCCCCACGCTTCCTCCAGCGAATCGCTGATGAGAAAGGAAATCTGGACGGCGAAAAACAGAAACAACACCCCGAACGGCGTGAATCGCTGCATTCCCATCGGCGCAAACAAGAACGTGAACACCCGCCACACCTCGCCGGAGAGGATCTTCGCACGGTCGAAGTCCAGCAAGAGCGCGATCTCCGGCCGCGCCCACTGGCAGGCATAGGCGATCACCCCGAGGAAAGTCAGGTACTTGAAGAGCCCCGGAAAATGGAGCCACTCCAAGCGTCGTTCGATCCAATCAAGCCATCGCACGCGGCGAAGCAAAGCCGGGCACCCGCAGGCTGACAAGGCGCAAGCCGGTCGCGGGGCAACAAGCCGCCACGGCAGCGCACCGGAGATCGCGTCGTTAGAAGACGCTCCCTTCAGTCCAACAGCCGGATCCCATCGAACTGCTTCGCCGCGGTGACACGCACGGTTTCAATGAATTCCTGCATGAAGGCCTGCCCCGCCGCCTCACGGGTGGTCGCCGCATGGAGTGACGCACGAAGCCCCTTCGAGGTGATCGGGATCTCCGCCACGTAGTCCTTTTCCAGGTAAGGCTGCACCGCCCAGCGCGGCAGCGCCGCAATCCCACGGCGGCTTTTCACCAGTTGCAGGATCGCCACCGTCAGCTCGGTGGTGCGGCGCTCCCGCGGCTCGACCCCCGCCGGTTCCAGCACCTGGCGGAAGAGGTCCATACGATTGTCCGGGATCGGATAGGTAATCAGCGTCTCCATCGCGAAGTCACGAGGACTCAAGTACGACTTCTCCAGTAGCGGGTGGTCGTGCGCCACCAACGCCGGCATGTCGTATTCGAACAGCGGGTGATGCTCGATGCCCTTGCGCCGCTTCGCCGTGGAAACGATCACCAGATCCGCCCGGTTCTCATCCAGCAGCCCGACGGGATCCGGATGGAAGCCAGAGACAATGTCCATCTCCACATCCGGCCAGCCCTCGCGCAAGGAATCCATCGCCGGCATCAGCCAGTCGAAGCACGAGTGGCACTCCACCGCGATGCGCAGGGTGCCCGCGGTCCCCTGCCCGATCCGCGCAAGATCGCGCTCAGCATCACGCGTCAGCCGCTTCACCTCGTAAGCCAGCACCAACAGCCGCTCGCCCGCACGGGTCCAGCGCAGCGGGCTGGTCTTCCGCTCGAACAGCTCGAAGCCGTAGTGATCTTCCAGCGCCCGCATCTGGTGGGACAATGCGCTCTGGCTCAGCGAAACCTTCTCGCCGGCGCGGGTCAGGTTGCCGGTCTCGGCGAGGGCGATCAGGGAATCAAGGTGGCGGATCTCCAACACGCGGCGACTTCTACAGTCGCTCGTCATGAATGCAACGGCCAATCACCGTGAAGAACCTTCGTTTGGTTCATACCACAGATTTGCCCATGCTGCGCGACGATGAATGCAACCACACACGTCTCCGGCTACCCGCGCATCGGCGAAAAGCGCGAACTGAAGCAAGCGCTCGAAGCCTTCTGGAGCGGCAAGCTCGATGCCTCGGGCCTCGATGGCATTGCGAAGGAGCTCCGCCTGCGCCATTGGCAGGAGCAGGCAGGGCTCTCCTTCGCCGCGACGAATGACTTCAGCCTCTACGATGGCATGCTCGACCTCGCCTGCACCTTCGGCGCGATCCCCGAGCGCTTCGGCCCGGCGGACTCTCCGATGACGCTGGAGCGATACTTCCGCATGGCTCGTGGCCGCAGCCGCCAAGGCGGCGCGCCCGACGTGGTGCCGCTGGAGCTGACGAAGTGGTTCGACACAAACTACCATTACCTGGTGCCGGAGCTGCAGCCGGAGCAGGACTTCCGGCTCACATGGGACAAGGCCGTGCAGGAGACCAAGGAAGCAATCGCCGCGGGCTTCCGGCCAAAGCCGGTGGTCATCGGCCCGGTGACCTTCCTCGCCCTTTCGAAGATGGACGGTGGCGATCCGCTGTCGCTCATCGGCCGACTCGTCCCAGTCTATCGAGAACTGTTAGAAGCGCTCGCCGAAGCCGGTGCCGAATGGGTGGAAATCAGCGAACCGATACTCGCCAGCCGTCGCGACGAAGCCGTGCTCTCCGGGCTGGAAGCCGCGTGGGACGAGCTTCGCCCGGCCGCGCCCTTGAAGCTGCTGTTAGGCATTCCCTTCGGCCGTCTCGGCGACGCCCTGCCACGGGTCTGCGCCTTGGGCTTCGATGGATTGCACGTCGACGCCACCCGCGCGGCAGCAGATCTCCCATGGTTGCATGCGAACTACCTGCAGGACCGCGTGCTGTCGCTCGGGCTCATCGATGGCCGCAGCATCTGGCGCTCGGACGTGGAGGTACTGCGGGCCCTCGCCGCATCGTTCCGCGAGAAACAATTGTGGCTCGGCACCTCGTGCAGCCTCCAGCACGTGCCGCATCGGCTCGATGCCGAGAGCACGCTCGACCCCGTGCTGCGGTCGTGGCTGTCCTTCGCCAAGGAGAAGATCGGCGAGTTGCTCTCACTCGCCGCCGCCCAGCCCGATCCCGACGCCGGTGCCGCCACCCGGGCCGCGCTGGCCTCGCGGCGCGCCCATCCCGGCGTGAAGATTCGCGAGATCCGCGAAGCCGTGGCGAGGCTCGATCAAAGCGCGGCCAACCGCGGGAGACCCTTGGAAGAACGTCTGAAACTGCAGCGGCAGGTACTCAAGCTGCCGCTCTTCCCCACCACCACCATCGGCTCGTTTCCGCAGACCGCCGAGATCCGCCGGCTGCGCGCACGCCACCGGAAGGGCGAACTCGATACCGCTGGCTATGAGGCCGGGCTCGACGCCGCGATGCGCGAGACGATCCGCCTGCAGGAAGACCTCGGCCTCGACGTGCTGGTTCACGGCGAATTCGAGCGCACCGACATGGTCGAGTTCTTCGGCGAGATGTTAGAAGGCATCACCGTCACCTCGAACGGCTGGGTGCAGAGCTACGGCTCCCGCTGCGTGAAGCCGCCCATCATCTGGGGCGACATCGTCCGCCCCACCCCGATGACCGTGGGCGTCAGCGCGAAGGCCCAGGCACTCACCAGCAAACTGGTGAAGGGCATGCTCACGGGCCCGATCACTATCTTGCAATGGAGCTTCGTCCGCGTCGATCTGCCACGGGCCTTGGTTGCGCTCCAGCTCGCCCTCGCGATCCGGAAAGAAGTGACCGACCTAGAAGCTGCCGGACTGCGCGTGATCCAGGTGGACGAGCCCGGCTTGCGCGAAGGCCTGCCCTTGGATCCCGCCGAGCGGGAGAGCTACCTCGAGGCCGCCGTCCGCGCCTTCCGCGTGGCCGTAGCCGGCGTCCGCGATGAAACGCAGATCCACACCCACATGTGCTATGCGGAATTCGACGACGTGGCCGGCGCGATCGCCGCGCTGGAAGCCGACGTCATTTCCCTGGAAGCCTCGCGCAGCCGGATGGAGGCACTGCATGCCGTCACCGCTGGCGGCATCGGCTCCGATGTCGGCCCCGGCGTCTGGGACATCCACTCGCCGCGGGTGCCCTCGGTGGAAGAAATGACGGCCCTGTTAGAGCGAGCGGCCGACGTGCTCCCGGCGGAGCGGCTGTGGGTGAATCCGGACTGCGGGCTCAAAACCCGCGGCTGGGAAGAAACCAAAGCCTCGCTGGAAAACCTCGTCGCCGCGGCGAAAGCCATGAGGACGAAGACGGTGGCGGCGGTGTAGCGGCAAAGTAACCTATGGCGCGCATTCAACGTAGGCGCGTTCGTGAGAACGCGGAAGCCAGGGTGAAGTCCGCTTCACTGGTGGCTTCCGCGGTGTCACCACCGCGCCTACGGAAAGGTGCGCGGCGGCGGGACGGTCACTTCTTTTCCGCCCGCTCCACCTTCACATCCCCCGTTCCTAACAAATCCTTCAACCGCGTCCGCAGCGTGCTTTCCACCATGTCGAGCACGCCGCTTTGCTCGGCCTTGATCCTCATCTGGTCGCGCAGGTCACGCAGGAGCTGCGCGCGGTCATCCGGGGTGATGCCATTCCACCACCCGCTCTCCTCGCTGAGGGGCAGGTAGTCGATCAGCTCCACCGACAGGATTTCCGGCTCGGGAAACGTCGCCACCGGCGTATCGCCATCCATCCGCAGGGAGACCCCGGGCTCGAGCTTGTAGCCGACCCTCACGTCATACTCGCCCTGGATGATCAGCCGTTTCCTGCCACCGGAGAAATACTTAAGGACGAAAGTCTCGTTCTCGAAGGTGCGGGTAGTGCTCATCTTCATCTTCACCAGCGCGAGTTCCGTGACGTCCGTCTTCTCGATGATCTCCGCCCGCCCCTCCACCACGCGGGTGTCGGAGTTGGTGATGGCGCCGAGCACCTTCTCCAGACCCGAGACGCCACTGCCGACGCCGCGCTCGAAGGTCCGGATGCCCAGCCAGGCAACCAGCACCACGGCCGCCAGCAGCGCGAACCAGCGCAGGGTCTTCCAGAGTTCGGGATGATGCGTGGACATGGGCGATGACACTAGAAAGCGGGCAGAAGCCGCGGCAAGCGGGGATTGCTACCGTTGTTGGAACGGGGATTTTGCGGAAATCCGTGTTTGGCATTTCCGGCGGCATCACTTGGAGTCCCTGCCAACCGATTTTCCCACCGTGAAAGCATACGAACTCTTCAGCGCCGCCGATCCCGCCCTCGTCACCCAACTGCTCGACTGGTTCCGCGACCACGACCGGAATGTTTACAAGTCCGCCGTCGCCACCCTCGCGCAGAGCAAAAAGCTGCGCCTCGTATTCATCCAGAAGAAGCCGCTGCCAGAGCAGTATGCATGGATCCTGAAGACCCTGCGGAGCAAGCAGTCCGACACCATCGGCGAGCACCTGCTCCAGGCGTGGTTCATGGCCGGCCACCAGGAGATGCTCGCGAAATTCTGCGACGCCATGGGCATCGAGCACGATGGAAAGGGCTCCGTCACCGGCGACCTGCCAACGGAGATCGACGCGGCCAAGCTCGACGGGGCTGTGGATACGCTGCTGAAAGACTACGATCCAAAGGTGGTGACGCTCTATCTTCGCGTCTTCAGCCTCCAGCGCCCCGGTGGATGGGATGCTCTCACCGCCAAGCTCGAGAACGATTCCCAGCTGGTGCTGGCCTGAGCGCCTACCTGAAAAATGTAGCTGGGGCATCTTGCCCCAGTCCGTTAGAGGGGCGTCCCGCCCCTCCCCCTTGGTTCTTCAACGGCCAATCTTTGAGAGCACCGTTCCGACGGTATTCAGATGGCTTCTGAGCCTCGCCCTTATTGCGACGAGGAATCGCGCAACAGGACGTCTTCGGGAGCCACCGTGGCCAAGCGGCCGCGGGCGTCGACGTACTGGGAGCGGAAGGCTTCAACGCCCGATTCAAGCCGCGAAATCCGCTCGGCCCACGTTTCGAGGCTGCCCGGAACCGACTTGCCGCGGTTCGTCTGGGCTTCATTGCGGATCCGCGAAACCTCCAGCTCGGCCCGGTCGAGGCGGCGCTTGGCTTCGCTCACGTCGCGCCGCAGTCCCGCCAGCTTCTTGTCCGCGTCCTGCTTGGCCTGCTTTTCGGGTGAGATCCCCGGCTCCGGCTTCGCCGGCACCGGGCGACCCTGAAGTTGGGTGGCGACCAGCTTCTCGTGCTGGTCTGCGGCAGCTTTCTCCCGGCTCAGGGCCTCCATCGACTCCTCGACATCCCACTGGAAACGCTCCTGCCAGGACGCGGCCAAATCCTCCGGACCAAGGCTGGAGACACCTTGGGAGTGAACGATCTCGACTCCGGCCGGGGTCACGCGCCGGATGGTCACCTCGCGGTAAACCTTTCCGCCGACTGCCTCGAGTTGCGCCATCTTTTCACCCGCAGCGGCCTGTCGGGCCTGCTTGCGGAAGGCGGCCCGGTATTCCGCGAACGATGCTTTGGCCCCTTCGACCGAACCCTTCAGGACGGCATGTTGGCTGCGCAGCTCCTTCAGGCGCTCGGTACTCGTGGCGGCGGCAAGTTTCGCCTTTTCCAAATCCACGGGCTGTCCCGTGATGGGCTGGGACCGTTCCCGGAATTCGTCCCGGGCGATCTCGGCCCGCCGGCGCAAGGTATCCAGCTCGTGCTTCTCCTCCTTGAGCACTTGCTCCAGGTCCGCCTTGCCACTGGAGAACTTGAAGCGCTTGTCCACCATCAGCGAGAACGCGATGCCCGCGAACACCAGCACGATGATGCCGACCAGAAAGCCGACCATCCCGGACTGATCGTTGGAGTCATTCAGCATGAAACTCAGTTCTTAGGGGCAGTGGCCGGATCGCCATTCTGACCCTTTTTGGCCTCTTCGACCTTGGCGATCTTCTCCTTGATCTCACGGATCTCGTCCTGAAGCTTTGAGATGTCGCTCTTGGCCCGCCGGATTTTCGATTCGTTGGCCGGGATCGAGTCGCGGCTCTCGCGCGCCGCCCGCTCCATGACGCGGAGTTCTTCCTGCATCTGCGGGGCGCGGCTCAGCTTCTTGGTCTTCTCACGGGCGATATCCAGACGCTTGCCATCGATGGCCGCTTGATTGCGACCGATCGAATCCTTGGCCTTCACCACCGCGGCATTCAAGGTGGTGATCTCTTGGTTCAGCGTCTCGATCTGACGCAATTTCCCCTTGCCGCTCTCACCGAGGTTCGTGAGTTCGACATCGTTGGTCAGGTTTTGGAAAACGGCGTCCGCTGCGGTTTCGATCGCCTTCTTCTTTTCCAAGTCGAACTGGAAGCGATCAAAGAGATCCGCAGGCAAATCCTCTGGCTTGATCGTCTTGGATCCGGCCGAATGCGTAATCCGCACTCCCGTGTGATCAACCGCCTTCACTTCGACATTGGAGAAAACTTCGCCGGACGGAGTCTTGATGTCGTCCATCTTGTTCCCAACCGCGGAACCCCACTCGGAGGCGCGATACTGATCCTTGTATCCCTCCCAGTCGGCCAAGGCCTTCTGGACTTCCTCGTTGGCCGCCGTCTTGGCAGCATTGAGTTCCTCGATCTGCTTGGCGAGGCCCGCATTCCGGGTGGTCAGCTCGTCCGCTTCCCGCGCCTTGGCTTTGGCGACGCCAGCTTCTTCGAGCCGATCCTTGGCATTCTGGATCTGGGTCTTGAGGCTGCCGATCTCGAGACCTTCGTCACGGATCACGGCTTCGATTTTCTTCTGGCCCCCTTGCAAGCCCTCGTCGAACACGAAGAGATAGAGGGTGCCGAAGCCGACAAGGACGAGGAGCGCCAGCAAGGTGCCAATGACACCGGGGCCGCGGCTGCTGGTGAGAAGATCGGTAAATCCCATGGGATTCGAATGGTCGAATGGTAAACTTTGAAGGCTACTTGGCGATATACTTGCGGCGATAGGCCTGATGCTGCTTCTCAACATCGGCCTTCTCCTTCTCAAGCGCCTCGACCTCGGACTCCAGCGTGGAAATCTGGGTGCGATTGTCTTCCGCCTGTTGCTTCAGCTCGTCGATCTTCGCACTCCGGTCCGGCGGGATCTGCTCCATCCGCTCCTGAAGAATCGAAAGCTCGCCCTGAAGCTTGCTGATCTCGGCACGTTGTTCATCGCGCTTGAGAACCAAAGCCGGATCGTCGCCGCAGGAATTTAATGCAACACAAATAGATAGGGCCGCCACACAGCGGCCCCACAAAGGGAATATGGATTTCATCAGGGAGTCGTGAAAGAAGGACGAGACTGGTAGCCGGAGGTCACCGGAGCATTGGAGCCAGCCGACCGGGGCTTGAAGGTCCAGTTCTTACTCGGGGTCCGATACGACTGCGGCGTATTGACCCGTGCCGGTGCACCACCAGTGCAGGGATCGTAGAAGATCGACGCCGATGGACGGTAAGGCCGCACGTATGAGTAGGAGCGGTAGTAAGGCCGCGAGTAGTAATTGGAATACCAGACCGTGGTCCCGCTGCTGCCAAAGCTCCGTGGCCGCTCGCTTAAGCGGGAGCGGGAAAAAGTCTCTGGCGAAGTGGCAGCAATCGACGGAGTGGCGCGAGGCTCGGGCGTCGACGCCATGGCCAACGCCCTGCGATCGTCTTCTTCTTTCTGGACCTCGGCTGCGGCAGTCACCCGCTCATCGACCCAAGAGTCGTAGGCAAGCGCAGTTTCCTTTTCCTGGCGAATCGCTGCACCAGCGATCTCCGCATCCAATCCAAAAATCTCGTGCTGGGACGGGGTCAGATCCGCCGCCGCGAGCCGGGCCGTTCCCGTGGCATGACGAAACTCGACACCCACATCCGTGACCCGGGTGATCACCGCGTTTTCATAAGACCGGCCACGAAGTCCGGTGAACTTCGCGAACTCGCGCCCTACGGCCGCGCCGCGGGTCGCCCGCATCCATTCGTTCTTGGCAATTTCCAGCGACTCATGGGCACGCTCGACCTCCTCACGGGCCTCGTCGCGTTGCGCTGCTAGCTCACGACGCCAAGCGTCGCCGCGTTCCACTTCCGCCGTCAAAGCGGCGAAGCCTTGGTCACCGGCTTTCTGTTTGGAAAGACGCAGTTCCAGAAGCTCGACCTGATGAGCCACTTCGACCCTCTCGGATTCAAGTTTCCACCATTGCGGATCAGCCTTCGCCTCCGTGTTCCTTTGGCAGGACGGGAGCACGAAGCATGCTGCCGCAGCAGCGGCTAACAGGCGGGGAGGAGTTAACGCCTTCATCGGGAAAAGTTCAACAGGGATAGGAACGATTTACAAGGCGGATTCTTTCATGTGGCATAAGTGTTTTCCAAGCTCTGATTCGGACTTCATGTAAATTTCACGTAAACCCGCCGCCGGGTCCGGAATCCTTTTCCAACGATGCCCTAATTCACACTTGTATGACAGCTTTCCTCCCTCCAAAACGCTCCCGAACGCCATGCCGACCCGCGTACTACTGACCACTTGTAGCTTCCAGGACACTCCCGGACCCCACCACGCCCAGCTTGAGAGCCAGGGTTTTGAGATCGTCCGCGAACGCGGCCCACTGACCGAGGCCCGGATGCTGGAGCTCGCCGGCGGATTCGACGCCTTCCTGTGCGGGGACGACGCCATCACCCGCGCCGTCATCGAGAAAAGCCTGCCGCGCCTGCGCGTGATCTCGAAATACGGGATCGGCCTCGACAAGATCGACGTCGCCACCACCAAGGAATTTGGCATTCCCGTCCTCTTCACCCCCGGCGTGAACCACACCACCGTGGCCGAGCACACCTTCTGCCTGCTGCTGGCGATGCAGAAGAACCTCGTCGAGACGGTCAATGCCACCCGTCAGGGCAAGTGGCTGCGAATCACCGGCCACGAGCTGTGGCGCAAGCGCATCGGCCTGATCGGCATGGGCCGCATCGGCCAGGAAATGGCCCGCCGCGCCCACGGCTTCGACATGGAGATCCACGGCTTCGGCAACTTCTGGCCGGACGACATCGCCGCGCAATACGGCGTGATCCGCCACGACACGGTCGAGTCGCTCTTCTCCGCCGTGGATATCATCAGCCCGCACACCAAGTTGAATGCGGCGACCCACCACCTCATCAACCGCCAGCGCCTCGCACTGATGCCTGAGGGCTCTTACGTCGTGAACACCGGCCGTGGCGAACTCGCCGACTCCGCCGCCATCCTCGAGGCCCTCGCTTCCGGCCGCCTCGCCGGCTACGGCACCGACGTGATGGAAGAAGAACCCCCGCCGGCCGATCATCCCCTGCTCTCTCACCCGAAGGTCATCGTGACCGCCCACATCGGCTCGCGCACCTTTGAAAGCGTCCCGCGCCAGGCCAAGATGTCGCTGGATAACCTCCTCAACTTCCTCTCCGGCACCGGACCGATCGCCTGCGCCAACGGCGTCATCCCTTCCGACGAATGATTCCCTCC is part of the Luteolibacter arcticus genome and encodes:
- a CDS encoding aminotransferase class V-fold PLP-dependent enzyme, with the translated sequence MAFDSVTIRAEFPILAQEVNGRPLVYLDNAATTQKPLAVLDASRRYYEEINANIHRGTHHLARAATAAHEAARETVARHLNAADPAEVIFTAGTTDSINLVAAILALSPGDEVLISTLEHHSNIVPWQMLCERSGATLQVIPCHDDGTLDQDAFRGLLSERTKVTAFNWISNAFGTVNPVHEMTAAAKAAGSLVVIDAAQAAPHLAINVQALGADFVALSGHKVYAPTGIGVLWGKRAVLDALPPWRGGGEMIKEVTFAKTTYNDLPFKYEAGTPNIEGAIAFAAALDFVHGVGIEAISEHEKKLIKAAADGLSSLPGVKLYGPDDRAGALSFAIEGVHHYDLGTLIDQMGVAVRTGHHCCQPLMARFGITGTTRASFAAYNTAEEVEKLVEAVDKATSMLR
- a CDS encoding LysR family transcriptional regulator, coding for MTSDCRSRRVLEIRHLDSLIALAETGNLTRAGEKVSLSQSALSHQMRALEDHYGFELFERKTSPLRWTRAGERLLVLAYEVKRLTRDAERDLARIGQGTAGTLRIAVECHSCFDWLMPAMDSLREGWPDVEMDIVSGFHPDPVGLLDENRADLVIVSTAKRRKGIEHHPLFEYDMPALVAHDHPLLEKSYLSPRDFAMETLITYPIPDNRMDLFRQVLEPAGVEPRERRTTELTVAILQLVKSRRGIAALPRWAVQPYLEKDYVAEIPITSKGLRASLHAATTREAAGQAFMQEFIETVRVTAAKQFDGIRLLD
- the metE gene encoding 5-methyltetrahydropteroyltriglutamate--homocysteine S-methyltransferase, coding for MNATTHVSGYPRIGEKRELKQALEAFWSGKLDASGLDGIAKELRLRHWQEQAGLSFAATNDFSLYDGMLDLACTFGAIPERFGPADSPMTLERYFRMARGRSRQGGAPDVVPLELTKWFDTNYHYLVPELQPEQDFRLTWDKAVQETKEAIAAGFRPKPVVIGPVTFLALSKMDGGDPLSLIGRLVPVYRELLEALAEAGAEWVEISEPILASRRDEAVLSGLEAAWDELRPAAPLKLLLGIPFGRLGDALPRVCALGFDGLHVDATRAAADLPWLHANYLQDRVLSLGLIDGRSIWRSDVEVLRALAASFREKQLWLGTSCSLQHVPHRLDAESTLDPVLRSWLSFAKEKIGELLSLAAAQPDPDAGAATRAALASRRAHPGVKIREIREAVARLDQSAANRGRPLEERLKLQRQVLKLPLFPTTTIGSFPQTAEIRRLRARHRKGELDTAGYEAGLDAAMRETIRLQEDLGLDVLVHGEFERTDMVEFFGEMLEGITVTSNGWVQSYGSRCVKPPIIWGDIVRPTPMTVGVSAKAQALTSKLVKGMLTGPITILQWSFVRVDLPRALVALQLALAIRKEVTDLEAAGLRVIQVDEPGLREGLPLDPAERESYLEAAVRAFRVAVAGVRDETQIHTHMCYAEFDDVAGAIAALEADVISLEASRSRMEALHAVTAGGIGSDVGPGVWDIHSPRVPSVEEMTALLERAADVLPAERLWVNPDCGLKTRGWEETKASLENLVAAAKAMRTKTVAAV
- a CDS encoding DUF4230 domain-containing protein yields the protein MSTHHPELWKTLRWFALLAAVVLVAWLGIRTFERGVGSGVSGLEKVLGAITNSDTRVVEGRAEIIEKTDVTELALVKMKMSTTRTFENETFVLKYFSGGRKRLIIQGEYDVRVGYKLEPGVSLRMDGDTPVATFPEPEILSVELIDYLPLSEESGWWNGITPDDRAQLLRDLRDQMRIKAEQSGVLDMVESTLRTRLKDLLGTGDVKVERAEKK
- a CDS encoding phosphoglycerate dehydrogenase, which gives rise to MPTRVLLTTCSFQDTPGPHHAQLESQGFEIVRERGPLTEARMLELAGGFDAFLCGDDAITRAVIEKSLPRLRVISKYGIGLDKIDVATTKEFGIPVLFTPGVNHTTVAEHTFCLLLAMQKNLVETVNATRQGKWLRITGHELWRKRIGLIGMGRIGQEMARRAHGFDMEIHGFGNFWPDDIAAQYGVIRHDTVESLFSAVDIISPHTKLNAATHHLINRQRLALMPEGSYVVNTGRGELADSAAILEALASGRLAGYGTDVMEEEPPPADHPLLSHPKVIVTAHIGSRTFESVPRQAKMSLDNLLNFLSGTGPIACANGVIPSDE